One region of Ahniella affigens genomic DNA includes:
- a CDS encoding serine/threonine-protein kinase: MSPSPHVNIPGYELVRELGVGGMAVVYLAIQTSLDRKVALKVMRRNIEDVDKFERRFLMEGRTLAKLPHRNIVAVYDIVKGDASTYIAMEYLDGGTLHDRMRDGLSLAEAVAIVVQIAGALQFAHDHGVIHRDLKPSNIMFRDESTPVLTDFGIAKQQDAQQTRLTQTGMLVGTPTYMSPEQINALEVDGRSDLYSLGVMFYELLTGNAPFAGDTPIAVLMAHLTTPAPMLPPAFGEFQPVLDRMLAKNRDDRFLNLKEFTKALKAVVIANETLWARLQADPNQSSSEQLRALGFSISSQTAGDLQQPIGVRRTGQVNPQSARLATPTAPTQIPQSGAARTGERSAPRIPAPVIATPEPPPEPVTPRSRAPLWAGLGVLAAIIIGVGLWFGLRDKEDIDPRDKSRVDAILQVLDSQIKEGRLTPPPFDDNAWDTYRAALELAPRYAETEKRKQVLLSALVQASRAALKREDFSSASILQNAAKDVAPDDAEVSALQQAIADAQAARDNAAEIQRLLAEAERALGSGQAFGANGAYALLTSAERLAPKQAEVVTFRRKLLDSVLNPIRQSLLGDDLPAAESGLQALANDLGNDPDWRSLQSEITARKTQRELDGRINQIYTKLEAQIRAGKLLEPAGDSAAESLSAAEALSKTHPGLAQRRNDLITALLLAARKDLSSNHAASALRIAKAVIDLDANNADAKRLMTDAEGQLGETERKIAQALAGAQNAVLRSDLYAPAGQNAKELAEQVLKLDSQNEQARKLLSDLPGTAAAKITEFIDSGELDAAKALADQARQAHPADQGLAKLALDVATEINARSVAEARGKQVESIFAVAAARPLAPQDFSKALDTTATLLRANARDVDALTARKRLLDAVLGAAQSSASLSELAVFEKLLGQYAERFSTDPSLPGVRTQFADVATRLRDDEARRLAESAGRLVLLAAPWGEVDSVTNTTTSQAVTLPADRSTPLVLTVPAGVYRVIFKHPNARAVTQLGELKPKSEVQVVASFPSLSKEEYLRRAGL, encoded by the coding sequence ATGAGTCCGAGTCCGCACGTCAACATCCCGGGGTATGAGCTTGTCCGCGAGTTAGGCGTGGGCGGGATGGCGGTCGTCTATCTGGCCATCCAGACCTCTCTGGACCGAAAGGTGGCGCTGAAGGTCATGCGCCGCAACATCGAGGATGTCGACAAATTCGAGCGCCGCTTTCTGATGGAAGGGCGGACGCTGGCCAAGTTGCCACACCGGAACATCGTTGCGGTCTATGACATCGTCAAGGGCGATGCCTCGACCTACATCGCGATGGAGTACCTCGATGGCGGCACCCTGCACGATCGGATGCGCGACGGGTTGTCGTTGGCCGAGGCGGTCGCGATCGTCGTGCAAATCGCTGGTGCGCTGCAGTTCGCGCATGACCATGGCGTCATCCATCGCGATCTGAAACCGTCGAACATCATGTTCCGGGACGAGTCGACGCCGGTCTTGACCGATTTCGGCATCGCCAAGCAACAGGATGCGCAACAGACCCGTTTGACCCAGACCGGGATGCTGGTCGGCACGCCGACCTACATGAGTCCGGAGCAGATCAACGCACTGGAAGTGGATGGTCGCTCCGATCTCTACAGCCTGGGTGTGATGTTTTATGAGCTGCTGACTGGCAATGCGCCGTTTGCGGGCGACACCCCAATCGCTGTGCTGATGGCGCATCTGACCACGCCGGCACCAATGTTGCCGCCCGCGTTTGGCGAGTTCCAGCCCGTGCTCGATCGCATGTTGGCGAAGAACCGCGATGACCGCTTTCTGAATCTCAAGGAATTCACCAAGGCCCTGAAGGCCGTGGTGATTGCCAATGAAACGCTTTGGGCCCGCCTGCAGGCAGACCCCAACCAGAGCTCGTCCGAGCAATTGCGGGCGCTCGGTTTTTCGATCAGTTCGCAGACTGCCGGCGATCTGCAGCAACCGATCGGTGTTCGCCGCACGGGGCAGGTCAATCCGCAATCAGCCCGCCTGGCGACGCCGACGGCGCCGACCCAGATACCGCAATCCGGAGCCGCTCGCACCGGCGAACGGTCGGCACCGCGCATTCCGGCTCCGGTGATCGCAACGCCGGAGCCGCCGCCCGAGCCCGTAACGCCGCGCTCGCGTGCGCCGCTGTGGGCTGGGCTCGGTGTGTTGGCGGCGATCATCATCGGCGTGGGGCTGTGGTTTGGCCTGCGCGACAAAGAGGACATCGATCCGCGTGACAAGAGCCGGGTCGATGCCATTTTGCAGGTGCTGGATTCGCAAATCAAAGAAGGGCGTCTGACCCCGCCGCCATTTGACGACAATGCCTGGGATACCTATCGGGCAGCGCTGGAACTTGCACCGCGCTATGCCGAGACCGAAAAGCGCAAGCAAGTCTTGCTGTCGGCGCTGGTTCAGGCGTCGCGGGCAGCATTGAAGCGCGAGGATTTTTCGAGTGCCAGCATTCTGCAGAATGCGGCAAAAGACGTTGCGCCCGATGATGCCGAGGTCAGCGCCTTGCAACAGGCAATCGCCGACGCACAAGCTGCGCGCGACAACGCTGCAGAGATTCAACGGCTGCTGGCCGAAGCCGAGCGCGCGCTGGGCAGTGGCCAGGCCTTTGGCGCCAATGGTGCCTACGCGCTGCTGACCAGCGCCGAGCGGCTCGCGCCCAAGCAGGCTGAGGTGGTTACGTTCCGTCGCAAACTGCTGGATTCGGTCCTGAATCCCATCCGGCAGAGTCTGCTGGGAGACGATCTGCCAGCTGCCGAATCGGGTCTGCAAGCGCTCGCGAACGATCTGGGTAACGATCCAGATTGGCGGTCCCTGCAGAGCGAGATCACCGCGCGCAAGACGCAACGCGAACTGGATGGTCGCATCAATCAGATTTACACGAAGCTCGAAGCCCAGATCCGTGCGGGCAAGCTGTTGGAACCCGCAGGCGACTCGGCTGCCGAGTCTTTGAGTGCTGCCGAGGCCTTGAGCAAGACGCACCCGGGCTTGGCACAGCGCCGTAACGACTTGATCACCGCGCTGTTGCTCGCCGCCCGCAAAGATCTGAGCAGCAATCATGCGGCCAGCGCGCTGCGCATCGCCAAGGCCGTAATCGATCTGGATGCCAATAACGCCGACGCCAAGCGCCTGATGACCGATGCCGAGGGCCAGCTTGGCGAAACGGAACGGAAGATCGCGCAGGCTCTGGCCGGGGCGCAGAACGCAGTGCTCCGCAGCGATCTGTACGCGCCGGCCGGCCAGAACGCAAAAGAACTTGCCGAACAAGTATTGAAGCTCGACAGCCAGAACGAACAGGCGCGAAAGCTCTTGAGCGATCTCCCCGGTACGGCGGCAGCGAAAATCACCGAATTTATTGATAGCGGCGAGCTGGATGCCGCCAAAGCATTGGCTGACCAGGCACGGCAAGCGCATCCGGCCGATCAAGGGTTGGCGAAGCTCGCTCTTGATGTGGCAACCGAAATCAATGCGCGCAGCGTGGCTGAGGCTCGAGGCAAGCAGGTTGAGTCGATTTTTGCAGTCGCGGCAGCGCGTCCGTTGGCGCCGCAGGACTTCAGCAAGGCACTGGATACGACGGCAACCCTGCTTCGGGCCAATGCCCGCGACGTGGATGCTCTGACGGCGCGGAAACGACTCCTGGATGCGGTGCTCGGTGCGGCGCAATCGTCGGCCAGCCTGAGCGAACTCGCCGTGTTCGAAAAGCTGTTGGGTCAGTACGCGGAGCGCTTCAGTACGGATCCATCATTGCCCGGCGTGCGTACACAGTTTGCCGACGTGGCCACTCGGCTGCGCGACGATGAGGCGCGCCGGCTTGCCGAGTCGGCCGGTCGTCTGGTGCTGTTGGCGGCGCCTTGGGGTGAGGTGGACAGCGTCACCAACACGACGACATCGCAGGCGGTCACGTTGCCAGCTGATCGGAGCACGCCGCTGGTGCTGACGGTGCCGGCCGGGGTGTACCGCGTGATCTTCAAGCACCCGAATGCGCGCGCAGTGACCCAGCTTGGCGAATTGAAACCCAAGTCCGAGGTACAGGTCGTTGCGAGTTTTCCGTCCCTGAGCAAAGAGGAGTACCTGCGTCGTGCCGGGCTCTGA
- a CDS encoding TorF family putative porin, whose translation MFKKSMLASALLLAASGAALAQEDEASATWTTTLSGTLTSDYVFRGISQSQESAALQGGVTVAHESGFYAGVWGSSVDFTPSDSDFEDDANFEIDVSAGYAWEFGEGFSGDVMLVRYFYPGTEEGFDYNYNELIGTFGYNDFVFVTLGYSNDVFNTDATGIYYGVNGSYALPWWELEVTGELGRYDLSDDVGLESYTHFGVGVGRSWGPVSASINWTNSDDNAEDNYGEIADAHWFASISLETDM comes from the coding sequence ATGTTCAAAAAGTCCATGCTTGCCAGTGCCCTGCTGCTTGCCGCATCTGGTGCTGCCCTGGCCCAGGAAGACGAAGCGTCCGCCACCTGGACCACCACCCTGTCTGGCACGTTGACCTCCGACTACGTCTTCCGTGGCATTTCGCAGTCGCAGGAAAGTGCAGCGCTGCAGGGCGGCGTGACGGTCGCCCATGAATCGGGCTTCTATGCCGGCGTATGGGGTTCCAGCGTCGATTTCACGCCGAGCGACTCGGACTTTGAAGACGATGCCAACTTCGAGATCGACGTGTCAGCCGGCTACGCCTGGGAATTCGGCGAAGGCTTCAGCGGCGACGTCATGCTGGTGCGCTACTTCTATCCGGGAACGGAAGAAGGGTTCGACTACAACTACAACGAACTGATCGGCACGTTTGGCTACAACGATTTCGTGTTCGTCACGCTGGGCTATTCGAACGACGTGTTCAATACCGATGCCACCGGCATTTACTATGGCGTCAATGGCAGCTATGCCCTGCCGTGGTGGGAACTGGAAGTCACGGGCGAACTCGGCCGTTACGATCTGTCCGACGATGTTGGGCTGGAAAGCTACACGCACTTTGGCGTTGGCGTTGGCCGCAGTTGGGGCCCGGTTTCGGCCAGCATCAATTGGACGAACTCGGACGATAACGCCGAAGACAACTATGGCGAAATCGCTGACGCGCATTGGTTCGCGTCGATCTCGCTCGAGACCGACATGTAA